A single Salminus brasiliensis chromosome 20, fSalBra1.hap2, whole genome shotgun sequence DNA region contains:
- the LOC140542061 gene encoding N-acylethanolamine-hydrolyzing acid amidase-like, with protein sequence MQILIFWAVVGVSVCGGSFSPPVVKISLDEPAEQRWAPLLKIFGKDFLQKAAADVIDTTVPKWVHLAIKPVVKALEKYVPQPYAGEIRGMASYYQSDISDVVLLNFAYEVSAFCTSIVAQNSNGNIYHGRNLDYPHDVLKNLTLDIMFIKNGEVAYRGTSFAGYVGLWTGQSANKFTVTGDQRNKGHWWENVISAFLLKSSPVSWLVRETLEEATDFQDAVQRLAKVPIITDVYYIVGGVHPKEGVVITRDRSGPADIWPLDWTMGQWYLVETNFDHWLPSPDHRRETAMKALNATGQSNINIRSLYQVLSVVPVCNSITVYTTVMSAASPAEYRTVVRTTCVDSI encoded by the exons ATGCAGATCCTGATTTTTTGGGCGGTGGTCGGGGTGAGCGTGTGCGGAGGGAGTTTTTCGCCGCCTGTGGTCAAAATCAGTCTGGACGAACCTGCCGAGCAGAGATGGGCGCCACTTCTAAAGATATTCGGCAAAGACTTTTTACAGAAAGCTGCTGCAGACGTGATCGA CACCACTGTTCCGAAATGGGTGCACCTTGCTATCAAACCTGTCGTGAAAGCTCTGGAGAAGTATGTACCACAGCCGTATGCAGGCGAGATCAGGGGTATGGCCTCATACTATCAGTCAGACATCTCCGATGTTGTTCTTCTCAACTTCGCCTATGAAGTTTCAGC gtTTTGTACCAGTATTGTAGCTCAGAACAGTAATGGAAATATCTACCATGGACGAAACTTGGACTACCCCCACGATGTTCTAAAAAACCTTACCCTTGATATCATGTTCATCAAAAATGGAGAA GTGGCCTACAGGGGCACTTCTTTTGCTGGCTATGTTGGGTTATGGACCGGGCAAAGTGCAAACAAGTTCACTGTAACCGGGGATCAACGAA ATAAAGGTCACTGGTGGGAAAATGTCATCTCAGCATTTCTGCTAAAGAGTTCTCCGGTTAGCTGGCTGGTGAGAGAG actctTGAGGAGGCCACAGACTTCCAGGATGCAGTGCAGAGGCTAGCAAAAGTCCCCATCATTACTGACGTGTACTACATTGTGGGTGGTGTCCATCCAAAAGAGGGCGTGGTCATCACCAGAGACAGGAGTGGGCCCGCAGATATTTGGCCTCTGGATTGGACCATGGGACA GTGGTACCTTGTTGAAACAAACTTTGACCACTGGCTGCCCTCACCCGATCATAGAAG agagaCAGCAATGAAAGCTCTGAATGCTACAGGTCAGAGTAACATCAACATACGTTCCCTTTATCAG GTTTTATCAGTGGTCCCAGTCTGCAACAG TATCACAGTCTACACAACAGTAATGAGTGCGGCTTCTCCAGCGGAGTACAGAACTGTGGTTAGAACG
- the LOC140541931 gene encoding flavin reductase (NADPH)-like has protein sequence MKIAVLGATGQTGQQLVSQALQQGHIVTAIVRNPEKLTTAHDNLKVVEGNIFSEDSLKPHFKDQDAVMSCLGFPPSVLGGVTGYTESMTATLGAMREARVNRIITMTSWYTEPNSGSKASFFVRNMLLPMIRSVLSNMYEMEQHLQKTEDINWTVIRPPGLKNIPVTENKFLTHEGCYVPDEKGYPIGQTISRADVARFMLSQLTNSSWIKKAVAIITK, from the exons ATGAAGATTGCCGTTCTTGGTGCCACAGGGCAGACTGGGCAGCAGCTGGTGAGCCAAGCTCTGCAGCAGGGGCACATTGTCACTGCCATTGTGAGAAACCCTGAAAAACTGACTACAGCCCACGACAACCTTAAG GTTGTGGAGGGGAATATTTTCTCTGAAGACAGCCTGAAACCACATTTTAAAGACCAGGATGCTGTTATGTCATGTCTTGGGTTTCCACCATCTGTTTTGGGTGGAGTCACTGGCTACACAGAGTCTATGACCGCAACGCTTGGTGCCATGCGAGAGGCCCGAGTGAATCGAATAATCACCATGACCTCCTGGTACACTGAAC CAAATTCAGGCAGCAAAGCATCATTCTTTGTCCGTAACATGCTGCTGCCGATGATTCGAAGCGTTCTGAGCAACATGTACGAGATGGAGCAGCATTTGCAGAAGACCGAGGACATCAACTGGACAGTAATCAGGCCACCTGGACTCAAGAATATACCTGTAACAG AAAACAAGTTCCTGACTCATGAAGGTTGCTACGTCCCTGATGAGAAGGGCTACCCTATAGGACAGACTATATCCAGAGCAGATGTTGCTCGCTTCATGCTCTCTCAGCTTACCAACAGCTCCTGGATAAAGAAGGCAGTTGCCATAATCACCAAATGA
- the LOC140542363 gene encoding Na(+)/citrate cotransporter-like isoform X3: MANSVVRRIGDYKNFLIAFLVPLLFLPLPIIVNTSEARCGYVVLVMGLYWCTECIPLAATGLLPVILFPIMGIMKSEQVCLQYLGDANIMGAGGLMVAIAVEYWNLHKRFALGMLMLVGARPALLMMGFMAITAFISMWITNVASTAMMLPIVHSVLKHLKEAEAQEHELQRSRARQTIHSTDDTVNKLNSEDLLSDEQRRVMHEEKYSKLTKGMSLSVCYAASIGGTSTLNASIPNLILKGQIDKLFPENKDVINYTSWFLFSFPNMVLMLVTSWLWLQFLYLGFNVKNTFGCRKTSRSEQQVYQTMKSEYRKLCRMSFAECAVLVLFLLLVLLWFTREPGFSTGWASLLFNQERKFVTDATVSIFICLLFFIIPSKLEFSCWNTGSLDITGTETCLLSLRKWKAPPTLLQWELVQKKMPWNIMLLLGGSFALARGCEVSKLSLMFAQTLEPLKNIPPVALSFLLCFIMAMLTELCHNAVISTMLLPVLASMATAVELHPLYIMLPPTISASFAFMLPVATPPNAITFSYAKLKIMDMVKPGLMLNLLGILCVNFAVHTWGTALFQLNEVPSWANVTTIPTTAP, translated from the exons GAGGCCAGATGTGGCTATGTAGTCCTCGTGATGGGTTTATACTGGTGTACAGAGTGTATACCGCTGGCGGCAACTGGTCTTCTCCCTGTTATCTTATTCCCCATTATGGGGATCATGAAGTCTGAACAG GTGTGTTTACAATATCTTGGCGATGCTAACATCATGGGTGCTGGTGGCCTGATGGTGGCCATAGCTGTGGAGTATTGGAACCTCCACAAGCGCTTTGCCCTGGGCATGCTTATGCTGGTAGGGGCGAGGCCAGCACT GCTAATGATGGGGTTCATGGCCATTACAGCCTTTATTTCCATGTGGATCACTAACGTGGCCTCCACAGCTATGATGCTGCCCATTGTCCACTCTGTGCTGAAGCACCTCAAAGAAGCTGAGGCTCAGGAGCATGAGTTGCAGAGGAGCAGAGCCAGACAGACCATTCACAGCACTGATGATACTG TGAACAAACTGAACTCTGAAGATCTCCTCAGTGATGAGCAAAGGAGGGTGATGCATGAGGAGAAGTATTCGAAACTTACTAAAGGAATGAGCCTGAGTGTGTGTTACGCTGCCAGCATCGGAGGCACATCCACCCTGAACGCTTCCATCCCAAACCTCATCCTCAAAGGCCAGATTGACAA ACTGTTTCCTGAGAACAAAGACGTGATCAACTATACCAGCTGGTTTCTATTCTCCTTCCCCAACATGGTGCTGATGCTGGTCACCTCCTGGTTATGGTTGCAGTTTTTGTACTTGGGGTTCAA TGTGAAAAACACATTTGGCTGCAGAAAGACCAGCAGAAGTGAGCAGCAGGTGTATCAGACGATGAAGAGTGAGTACAGGAAGCTGTGCAGGATGAGCTTTGCTGAATGTGCTGTGTTGGTGCTCTTTTTGCTGCTTGTGCTGCTGTGGTTTACACGAGAACCTGGATTCTCCACGGGCTGGGCCTCACTGCTCTTCAatcaagagagaaa GTTTGTGACCGATGCTACAGTCTCCATATTTATCTGCCTCTTGTTCTTCATCATCCCCTCCAAACTTGAGTTCTCATGCTGGAATACTGGTTCTTTAGACATTACTGGTACTGAAACTTGCTTATTGTCTCT GAGGAAATGGAAGGCTCCTCCAACCTTACTGCAGTGGGAGCTGGTGCAGAAGAAGATGCCCTGGAATATCATGCTGCTGCTAGGAGGGTCCTTTGCGCTTGCTAGAGGCTGTGAG GTATCCAAACTGTCATTGATGTTTGCACAAACTCTTGAGCCTCTGAAGAACATCCCCCCagttgctctctctttcttactctgCTTTATAATGGCTATGCTCACGGAGCTCTGCCACAATGCAGTAATCAGCACTATGTTGCTGCCTGTTTTGGCATCCATG GCCACTGCTGTTGAGCTTCACCCACTGTACATTATGCTCCCTCCCACTATCTCTGCCTCCTTTGCCTTCATGCTACCAGTGGCCACACCCCCCAATGCCATCACATTCTCCTATGCCAAACTCAAGATCATGGACATG GTAAAGCCTGGCTTAATGCTGAATTTGCTGGGGATCCTCTGTGTTAACTTTGCTGTTCACACTTGGGGCACTGCTCTGTTCCAACTGAATGAGGTTCCCTCATGGGCCAATGTCACTACCATCCCTACAACTGCTCCCTGA
- the LOC140542363 gene encoding Na(+)/citrate cotransporter-like isoform X2: MANSVVRRIGDYKNFLIAFLVPLLFLPLPIIVNTSEARCGYVVLVMGLYWCTECIPLAATGLLPVILFPIMGIMKSEQVCLQYLGDANIMGAGGLMVAIAVEYWNLHKRFALGMLMLVGARPALLMMGFMAITAFISMWITNVASTAMMLPIVHSVLKHLKEAEAQEHELQRSRARQTIHSTDDTVNKLNSEDLLSDEQRRVMHEEKYSKLTKGMSLSVCYAASIGGTSTLNASIPNLILKGQIDKLFPENKDVINYTSWFLFSFPNMVLMLVTSWLWLQFLYLGFNVKNTFGCRKTSRSEQQVYQTMKSEYRKLCRMSFAECAVLVLFLLLVLLWFTREPGFSTGWASLLFNQERKFVTDATVSIFICLLFFIIPSKLEFSCWNTGSLDITGRRKWKAPPTLLQWELVQKKMPWNIMLLLGGSFALARGCEVSKLSLMFAQTLEPLKNIPPVALSFLLCFIMAMLTELCHNAVISTMLLPVLASMATAVELHPLYIMLPPTISASFAFMLPVATPPNAITFSYAKLKIMDMVKPGLMLNLLGILCVNFAVHTWGTALFQLNEVPSWANVTTIPTTAP, from the exons GAGGCCAGATGTGGCTATGTAGTCCTCGTGATGGGTTTATACTGGTGTACAGAGTGTATACCGCTGGCGGCAACTGGTCTTCTCCCTGTTATCTTATTCCCCATTATGGGGATCATGAAGTCTGAACAG GTGTGTTTACAATATCTTGGCGATGCTAACATCATGGGTGCTGGTGGCCTGATGGTGGCCATAGCTGTGGAGTATTGGAACCTCCACAAGCGCTTTGCCCTGGGCATGCTTATGCTGGTAGGGGCGAGGCCAGCACT GCTAATGATGGGGTTCATGGCCATTACAGCCTTTATTTCCATGTGGATCACTAACGTGGCCTCCACAGCTATGATGCTGCCCATTGTCCACTCTGTGCTGAAGCACCTCAAAGAAGCTGAGGCTCAGGAGCATGAGTTGCAGAGGAGCAGAGCCAGACAGACCATTCACAGCACTGATGATACTG TGAACAAACTGAACTCTGAAGATCTCCTCAGTGATGAGCAAAGGAGGGTGATGCATGAGGAGAAGTATTCGAAACTTACTAAAGGAATGAGCCTGAGTGTGTGTTACGCTGCCAGCATCGGAGGCACATCCACCCTGAACGCTTCCATCCCAAACCTCATCCTCAAAGGCCAGATTGACAA ACTGTTTCCTGAGAACAAAGACGTGATCAACTATACCAGCTGGTTTCTATTCTCCTTCCCCAACATGGTGCTGATGCTGGTCACCTCCTGGTTATGGTTGCAGTTTTTGTACTTGGGGTTCAA TGTGAAAAACACATTTGGCTGCAGAAAGACCAGCAGAAGTGAGCAGCAGGTGTATCAGACGATGAAGAGTGAGTACAGGAAGCTGTGCAGGATGAGCTTTGCTGAATGTGCTGTGTTGGTGCTCTTTTTGCTGCTTGTGCTGCTGTGGTTTACACGAGAACCTGGATTCTCCACGGGCTGGGCCTCACTGCTCTTCAatcaagagagaaa GTTTGTGACCGATGCTACAGTCTCCATATTTATCTGCCTCTTGTTCTTCATCATCCCCTCCAAACTTGAGTTCTCATGCTGGAATACTGGTTCTTTAGACATTACTG GAAGGAGGAAATGGAAGGCTCCTCCAACCTTACTGCAGTGGGAGCTGGTGCAGAAGAAGATGCCCTGGAATATCATGCTGCTGCTAGGAGGGTCCTTTGCGCTTGCTAGAGGCTGTGAG GTATCCAAACTGTCATTGATGTTTGCACAAACTCTTGAGCCTCTGAAGAACATCCCCCCagttgctctctctttcttactctgCTTTATAATGGCTATGCTCACGGAGCTCTGCCACAATGCAGTAATCAGCACTATGTTGCTGCCTGTTTTGGCATCCATG GCCACTGCTGTTGAGCTTCACCCACTGTACATTATGCTCCCTCCCACTATCTCTGCCTCCTTTGCCTTCATGCTACCAGTGGCCACACCCCCCAATGCCATCACATTCTCCTATGCCAAACTCAAGATCATGGACATG GTAAAGCCTGGCTTAATGCTGAATTTGCTGGGGATCCTCTGTGTTAACTTTGCTGTTCACACTTGGGGCACTGCTCTGTTCCAACTGAATGAGGTTCCCTCATGGGCCAATGTCACTACCATCCCTACAACTGCTCCCTGA
- the LOC140542363 gene encoding Na(+)/citrate cotransporter-like isoform X1: MANSVVRRIGDYKNFLIAFLVPLLFLPLPIIVNTSEARCGYVVLVMGLYWCTECIPLAATGLLPVILFPIMGIMKSEQVCLQYLGDANIMGAGGLMVAIAVEYWNLHKRFALGMLMLVGARPALLMMGFMAITAFISMWITNVASTAMMLPIVHSVLKHLKEAEAQEHELQRSRARQTIHSTDDTALSPVVNKLNSEDLLSDEQRRVMHEEKYSKLTKGMSLSVCYAASIGGTSTLNASIPNLILKGQIDKLFPENKDVINYTSWFLFSFPNMVLMLVTSWLWLQFLYLGFNVKNTFGCRKTSRSEQQVYQTMKSEYRKLCRMSFAECAVLVLFLLLVLLWFTREPGFSTGWASLLFNQERKFVTDATVSIFICLLFFIIPSKLEFSCWNTGSLDITGRRKWKAPPTLLQWELVQKKMPWNIMLLLGGSFALARGCEVSKLSLMFAQTLEPLKNIPPVALSFLLCFIMAMLTELCHNAVISTMLLPVLASMATAVELHPLYIMLPPTISASFAFMLPVATPPNAITFSYAKLKIMDMVKPGLMLNLLGILCVNFAVHTWGTALFQLNEVPSWANVTTIPTTAP, from the exons GAGGCCAGATGTGGCTATGTAGTCCTCGTGATGGGTTTATACTGGTGTACAGAGTGTATACCGCTGGCGGCAACTGGTCTTCTCCCTGTTATCTTATTCCCCATTATGGGGATCATGAAGTCTGAACAG GTGTGTTTACAATATCTTGGCGATGCTAACATCATGGGTGCTGGTGGCCTGATGGTGGCCATAGCTGTGGAGTATTGGAACCTCCACAAGCGCTTTGCCCTGGGCATGCTTATGCTGGTAGGGGCGAGGCCAGCACT GCTAATGATGGGGTTCATGGCCATTACAGCCTTTATTTCCATGTGGATCACTAACGTGGCCTCCACAGCTATGATGCTGCCCATTGTCCACTCTGTGCTGAAGCACCTCAAAGAAGCTGAGGCTCAGGAGCATGAGTTGCAGAGGAGCAGAGCCAGACAGACCATTCACAGCACTGATGATACTG CTCTTTCCCCTGTAGTGAACAAACTGAACTCTGAAGATCTCCTCAGTGATGAGCAAAGGAGGGTGATGCATGAGGAGAAGTATTCGAAACTTACTAAAGGAATGAGCCTGAGTGTGTGTTACGCTGCCAGCATCGGAGGCACATCCACCCTGAACGCTTCCATCCCAAACCTCATCCTCAAAGGCCAGATTGACAA ACTGTTTCCTGAGAACAAAGACGTGATCAACTATACCAGCTGGTTTCTATTCTCCTTCCCCAACATGGTGCTGATGCTGGTCACCTCCTGGTTATGGTTGCAGTTTTTGTACTTGGGGTTCAA TGTGAAAAACACATTTGGCTGCAGAAAGACCAGCAGAAGTGAGCAGCAGGTGTATCAGACGATGAAGAGTGAGTACAGGAAGCTGTGCAGGATGAGCTTTGCTGAATGTGCTGTGTTGGTGCTCTTTTTGCTGCTTGTGCTGCTGTGGTTTACACGAGAACCTGGATTCTCCACGGGCTGGGCCTCACTGCTCTTCAatcaagagagaaa GTTTGTGACCGATGCTACAGTCTCCATATTTATCTGCCTCTTGTTCTTCATCATCCCCTCCAAACTTGAGTTCTCATGCTGGAATACTGGTTCTTTAGACATTACTG GAAGGAGGAAATGGAAGGCTCCTCCAACCTTACTGCAGTGGGAGCTGGTGCAGAAGAAGATGCCCTGGAATATCATGCTGCTGCTAGGAGGGTCCTTTGCGCTTGCTAGAGGCTGTGAG GTATCCAAACTGTCATTGATGTTTGCACAAACTCTTGAGCCTCTGAAGAACATCCCCCCagttgctctctctttcttactctgCTTTATAATGGCTATGCTCACGGAGCTCTGCCACAATGCAGTAATCAGCACTATGTTGCTGCCTGTTTTGGCATCCATG GCCACTGCTGTTGAGCTTCACCCACTGTACATTATGCTCCCTCCCACTATCTCTGCCTCCTTTGCCTTCATGCTACCAGTGGCCACACCCCCCAATGCCATCACATTCTCCTATGCCAAACTCAAGATCATGGACATG GTAAAGCCTGGCTTAATGCTGAATTTGCTGGGGATCCTCTGTGTTAACTTTGCTGTTCACACTTGGGGCACTGCTCTGTTCCAACTGAATGAGGTTCCCTCATGGGCCAATGTCACTACCATCCCTACAACTGCTCCCTGA